One window from the genome of Malus domestica chromosome 01, GDT2T_hap1 encodes:
- the LOC103439885 gene encoding transcription factor bHLH118-like, whose protein sequence is MNVGMFNNFNTGGQRRKSSLALTSDGAKNQDKSNDNDEKKKVMHREIEKKRRQEMANLYGSLRSVLPLEFIKGKRSLADHMNEAVNYIKQLQTRIKIFGAKRGELKMGSASSNLSASTLGHGSSGSSSTAASTLVAVHPCLAGVEIVVSTGRSPEQGFLLSRMLKILLGQGLNVISCSSTQVNRRLVYTIQSEVSDPTCVDFSGLQQILTEACHH, encoded by the exons ATGAATGTCGGTATGTTCAATAACTTCAATACAGGAGGCCAGCGGAGAAAATCATCATTAGCCCTGACTTCGGATGGTGCGAAAAATCAAGATAAGTCAAATGACAATGATGAGAAAAAGAAGGTGATGCATAGAGAAATCGAAAAGAAGAGAAGGCAAGAAATGGCCAACCTTTATGGATCACTTCGATCTGTACTTCCTCTTGAATTTATTAAG GGAAAACGTTCGTTGGCGGATCATATGAACGAGGCAGTGAATTATATCAAACAGCTGCAAACGAGAATCAAAATATTTGGTGCCAAGAGAGGTGAGCTAAAGATGGGGTCAGCCTCGTCCAATTTGAGTGCTAGTACTCTTGGCCATGGGAGCAGTGGTAGCTCATCAACTGCAGCAAGTACTCTAGTTGCAGTCCACCCTTGCTTAGCTGGCGTTGAGATTGTAGTCAGTACCGGCCGATCTCCAGAGCAAGGTTTTCTCCTATCAAGAATGCTTAAAATACTGCTTGGACAAGGACTTAATGTAATCAGCTGTTCTTCTACCCAGGTTAACAGAAGACTTGTCTACACCATCCAATCTGAG GTTAGCGATCCAACATGCGTAGacttttctgggttgcagcagATTCTGACCGAAGCCTGTCATCATTGA
- the LOC103439878 gene encoding transcription factor bHLH118-like, with amino-acid sequence MFPNAYHRGQSKDLVFQTSTINYPHREDMMRVQDLMRCHEVFPEGKNPSRNKMMGKGKQQQQQQHRMILSPNSNNNGANPSDGKTERKIVRRDNERQRRQLMAALNASLRSLLPYELIKGKRSITEHMNEAVNYINHMKAKIEELNAKKEKINKKLYECDSQDFGLRNEGSGHNFLKYSIMVRPTCLGGVEVLVSSSCGEEEGLLLSGVLKVLLAKGLSVVECASTRVNESLFHTIQCEVVNDLACLDLSELQLKLNNHYNSG; translated from the exons ATGTTTCCCAATGCATATCATCGTGGTCAAAGCAAAGATTTGGTATTCCAGACCTCCACTATCAATTATCCCCACCGAGAAGATATGATGCGTGTACAAGATCTTATGCGGTGTCATGAGGTGTTTCCAGAGGGGAAGAATCCATCCCGTAATAAGATGATGGGGAAAGgcaagcaacaacaacaacagcaacaTCGTATGATATTATCACCTAATTCCAACAATAATGGAGCAAATCCTAGTGATGGTAAGACTGAAAGGAAGATCGTGCGTAGGGACAACGAACGCCAAAGAAGACAACTTATGGCAGCTCTTAATGCATCACTTCGATCCCTCCTCCCCTATGAATTGATCAAG GGAAAACGTTCAATCACCGAGCACATGAATGAGGCCGTCAACTATATAAATCACATGAAGGCAAAGATCGAAGAACTGAATGCCAAGAAGGAAAAGATTAATAAAAAGTTGTATGAATGTGATTCTCAAGATTTTGGTCTCAGAAATGAAGGTTCGGGTCACAATTTTCTCAAGTACTCTATCATGGTTCGCCCAACTTGTTTGGGAGGAGTGGAGGTTTTGGTAAGTAGTAGCTGCGGTGAGGAGGAAGGGTTGCTTCTTTCGGGAGTGCTCAAAGTATTGCTTGCGAAAGGCCTTAGTGTTGTTGAGTGTGCTTCCACCAGAGTAAATGAAAGTTTGTTTCACACCATTCAGTGTGAG GTTGTCAACGATTTGGCATGTCTGGATTTGTCTGAGTTGCAACTGAAACTAAATAACCATTACAATTCCGGGTAA
- the LOC139191397 gene encoding uncharacterized mitochondrial protein AtMg00810-like yields the protein MQEEFDALQTQGTWVLVPPSSDKNVIGSKWVYKIKRNSDGSVLRYKARLAAQATTHKWDLRQLDVKNAFLHGELQEEVVILLLYVDDIIITGSNTQLIQYVIHTLSEVFNLKDMGKLAYFLGLQVTYNFNADLFINQVKYVKDLLHKAGMDDCKSCSTPCKPHNQILTSEGMLLPDPTLYKSLVGAFQYLTFTRPDIAFVVNTMCQYMHAPIDLHLGMVKRILHFLKRTMHCGLTYISGGSLQLNAYSDSD from the exons ATGCAGGAAGAATTTGATGCACTTCAAACTCAAGGTACTTGGGTTCTTGTTCCTCCTTCTAGTGATAAGAATGTTATAGGAAGTAAATGGGTGtataaaataaagagaaatagtGATGGTTCAGTTTTAAGATATAAAGCTCGGTTGGCAGCACAAG CTACAACACATAAGTGGGATCTTCGACAATTGGATGTTAAGAATGCTTTCTTGCATGGTGAGTTGCAAGAAGAG GTTGTTATCCTTCttctatatgtggatgatattatcATCACAGGGTCCAACACTCAATTAATACAATATGTGATTCATACTCTTAGTGAAGTATTTAATCTTAAAGACATGGGGAAATTGGCCTATTTTCTTGGTCTTCAAGTTACATATAATTTCAATGCTGATTTGTTTATCAATCAGGTTAAATATGTGAAAGATCTTCTTCACAAGGCAGGCATGGATGATTGTAAGTCGTGTTCTACACCATGTAAGCCTCATAACCAGATTTTAACATCAGAAGGAATGTTGTTGCCTGATCCTACGTTATATAAGAGTCTTGTCGGGGCTTTTCAGTATCTAACTTTCACACGACCTGACATAGCATTTGTTGTGAACACCATGTGTCAGTATATGCATGCCCCTATAGATCTTCATTTAGGAATGGTTAAGAGGATTCTACATTTTCTCAAGAGGACTATGCACTGTGGTTTAACTTACATTTCAGGAGGTTCTTTGCAACTAAATGCTTATAGTGATTCTGATTGA
- the LOC103439864 gene encoding PTI1-like tyrosine-protein kinase At3g15890 isoform X2, translated as MPWNCFCCVAEEDQEPAQTRDYPWEIYSLKELLHATNSFHDDNKIGEGGFGSVYWGRTSKGVEIAVKRLKTMSPKAEMEFAVEVEILGRVRHRNLLGLRGFYAGGDERLIVYDFMPNHSLITHLHGKLAADCLLDWPRRLSIAIGSAEGLSYLHHEASPHIIHRDIKASNVLLDTEFEAKVADFGFAKLIPDGVTHLTTRVKGTLGYLAPEYAMWGKVSESCDVYSFGILLLEIISGKKPIEKLPGGVKRDIVQWVTPYVEKGAFNQIVDPRLKGKFDKEQVKSTVIVAMKCTDNSPDNRPTMIEVVDWLKGGLGRRKKEIRKVEDTEDDQDEG; from the exons ATGCCCTGGAACTGCTTTTGTTGCGTCGCCGAAGAAGATCAAGAACCAGCTCAGACCAG GGATTATCCGTGGGAAATATATTCTCTCAAGGAGCTTCTTCATGCAACAAACAGCTTCCACGATGATAACAAAATTGGAGAAGGAGGGTTTGGAAGTGTTTATTGGGGTCGAACAAGTAAAGGTGTTGAG ATCGCGGTAAAACGATTAAAGACGATGAGTCCAAAAGCAGAGATGGAGTTTGCAGTGGAAGTTGAAATACTTGGAAGGGTGAGACACAGAAATTTGTTAGGCCTGCGGGGATTTTATGCCGGAGGTGATGAAAGGCTCATAGTGTACGATTTTATGCCTAATCATAGCTTGATCACCCATTTACATGGCAAACTTGCAGCAGATTGTCTTCTTGATTGGCCAAGAAGACTGAGCATTGCCATTGGATCAGCTGAAGGTTTATC GTACCTGCACCATGAGGCCAGTCCTCATATAATCCACAGAGACATAAAGGCCAGTAATGTGCTTCTAGATACTGAATTCGAAGCCAAAGTTGCTGATTTCGGATTTGCAAAGCTGATTCCGGACGGTGTAACTCATCTGACCACTAGGGTAAAGGGAACTCTTGGATACCTAGCTCCTGAATATGCCATGTGGGGGAAGGTTTCTGAGAGTTGTGATGTTTATAGCTTTGGGATTTTGCTCTTAGAAATAATTAGCGGAAAAAAGCCGATAGAAAAACTACCGGGCGGAGTGAAACGTGACATTGTTCAATGGGTCACCCCCTATGTCGAAAAGGGTGCATTTAATCAAATTGTTGATCCAAGGTTGAAGGGCAAGTTTGATAAAGAACAAGTGAAATCGACAGTCATAGTTGCCATGAAATGCACCGACAATAGCCCCGATAATCGTCCCACCATGATAGAAGTGGTGGATTGGCTTAAGGGAGGTctaggaagaaggaaaaaagagaTCAGAAAAGTGGAGGACACTGAGGATGATCAAGACGAAGGTTAG
- the LOC103439864 gene encoding PTI1-like tyrosine-protein kinase At3g15890 isoform X1 — protein MPWNCFCCVAEEDQEPAQTSMVHKNRDYPWEIYSLKELLHATNSFHDDNKIGEGGFGSVYWGRTSKGVEIAVKRLKTMSPKAEMEFAVEVEILGRVRHRNLLGLRGFYAGGDERLIVYDFMPNHSLITHLHGKLAADCLLDWPRRLSIAIGSAEGLSYLHHEASPHIIHRDIKASNVLLDTEFEAKVADFGFAKLIPDGVTHLTTRVKGTLGYLAPEYAMWGKVSESCDVYSFGILLLEIISGKKPIEKLPGGVKRDIVQWVTPYVEKGAFNQIVDPRLKGKFDKEQVKSTVIVAMKCTDNSPDNRPTMIEVVDWLKGGLGRRKKEIRKVEDTEDDQDEG, from the exons ATGCCCTGGAACTGCTTTTGTTGCGTCGCCGAAGAAGATCAAGAACCAGCTCAGACCAG TATGGTTCACAAGAATAGGGATTATCCGTGGGAAATATATTCTCTCAAGGAGCTTCTTCATGCAACAAACAGCTTCCACGATGATAACAAAATTGGAGAAGGAGGGTTTGGAAGTGTTTATTGGGGTCGAACAAGTAAAGGTGTTGAG ATCGCGGTAAAACGATTAAAGACGATGAGTCCAAAAGCAGAGATGGAGTTTGCAGTGGAAGTTGAAATACTTGGAAGGGTGAGACACAGAAATTTGTTAGGCCTGCGGGGATTTTATGCCGGAGGTGATGAAAGGCTCATAGTGTACGATTTTATGCCTAATCATAGCTTGATCACCCATTTACATGGCAAACTTGCAGCAGATTGTCTTCTTGATTGGCCAAGAAGACTGAGCATTGCCATTGGATCAGCTGAAGGTTTATC GTACCTGCACCATGAGGCCAGTCCTCATATAATCCACAGAGACATAAAGGCCAGTAATGTGCTTCTAGATACTGAATTCGAAGCCAAAGTTGCTGATTTCGGATTTGCAAAGCTGATTCCGGACGGTGTAACTCATCTGACCACTAGGGTAAAGGGAACTCTTGGATACCTAGCTCCTGAATATGCCATGTGGGGGAAGGTTTCTGAGAGTTGTGATGTTTATAGCTTTGGGATTTTGCTCTTAGAAATAATTAGCGGAAAAAAGCCGATAGAAAAACTACCGGGCGGAGTGAAACGTGACATTGTTCAATGGGTCACCCCCTATGTCGAAAAGGGTGCATTTAATCAAATTGTTGATCCAAGGTTGAAGGGCAAGTTTGATAAAGAACAAGTGAAATCGACAGTCATAGTTGCCATGAAATGCACCGACAATAGCCCCGATAATCGTCCCACCATGATAGAAGTGGTGGATTGGCTTAAGGGAGGTctaggaagaaggaaaaaagagaTCAGAAAAGTGGAGGACACTGAGGATGATCAAGACGAAGGTTAG